GCGCCAAGGGTGGACCTGCTTTTTGGATATTTACGCTGAGGCTTGAGCTAGCATCTGGTAATGGCAGCTTAGGCTTTTCGATAGGGTGATCCAGCGTTAAGCGCTTGAGTTTGCGGAACGACATAGTCGCCGCCAATAGGGTGCGCCATTGACCAATTCCTTGGTCAATGGGCGCGAGCGCACGGCCAATGATGATGGTTGCTGCAATCATAGCACCGGCTGAGGTGTCGCCGGTGATGGCGAGTGCTGCACCAACACCAAGTACTGCCGACTGTAAGGCCATGCGAAAGGTTTTCGAGATCGTTGCAAAAGTCGAGATACGATCTGTCACTTGGGTTTTGAAATAACTTGATGTGATCTGTAACGAATTCCAACGGCGAGCAAGATCGTTACGCATACCCATAGACTGGATAAGCTCCGCATTGCGTTCGCAGGTTTCAAATAAACCATCGCTGCGACCCCGATTATGCGCCACTTGCTGCATTGGTTCGTTGCTCGCGGAACTGTTAATCATTGCAAGAACAATCAGCACAACTGCACCGATAACACCGAGCAATCCGAGATAGGGGTGAAGGATGAAAAGAACGCCAAGGTAAATTGGAACCCACGGCATATCGAAGAATGGAATAAGCCCACTGCCAGAAAGAAAATCGCGAAAGGCATTCACATCGGCGACGACATTATCTCCGGTTTTGGCCCGGCCTTCTACTTTACGGCGCATGGCACTTGTCAAAACGGGAATGCCAACATCCAATTCAAACTTGGTTCCAAGCCGACTTAGAATACGGGAACGAATAAACTCGAGCAGTCCGATGACAAGAAAAGCACCGGCGAGAATAAGACTCAACGCAATCAACGTATCTCCATTTTGGCTTGTCAGTACCCGGTCATAGACCTGTAGCATGTAAAGAGGACCAGTAAGCATCAACAGGTTCAACACAAGGCTGAACAAAGCAATAGCAACAAAACCGCTCTTAAGAGCCTTCATTGCTGTAGAAATTGGGTTTTGATTATCGACCATCACGACACCTCTTCGTATGGATTAAATGGGAAGTGGAGTAGCGGCCACAGCCGCTACTCCGGTTTGTTGGGAGGGATTAAGCCGCGAAGTCGTTTTCGCTTAGGCTATCAACATCGATACCTGCGAGGCGCACGCTTGCTGCTTCACCAAGGCTGAGGACTGCATCGTCACCATCTTGTTGTGCATTAGACAGCGCACCTGCAACGTCGAAGTCAGGACCGAAGTCACGAAGATCGATGCTATCCACGCCTGCTTCAAAGTCGACGATGGTATCAATGCCGTCGCCTTCATTAAAAATGAACGTGTCTGCACCTGCACCACCGATAAGCGTATCGTTGCCTAGGCCACCGATAAGCGTGTCATTGCCACCCTCGCCGTTGAGCGTGTCATCACCGGCTTGACCGTTGAGCACGTTAACGCCGGAGTTTCCTGACAGATTATCAGCACCACCATTTGCACTGGCGGCATTGTTTGAACCATTGATGTTTTCAAAGTTCAAAACAGTGTCAGATAGCGCATCGCCTATGGTCGCGACACCGTTGCCATCTTCATCCAGATCAAGCGTAACGCCACCACCTGCTGAAAAGAGCGCAGTATCAATACCGCTCCCACCATCAATGGTGTCGACACCACCGAAGGAATGGATGGCATCATTACCAGCACCACCTTCAAGGATGTTGGTTTCATTGTTACCCAAGATCAGATCATCGCCAGATGTACCGATGACATTTTCAAAGTCATCAACTTCACCAACAACTTCACCATCAACACGGATTTCACCATCTTGCGATGCAGGACCAGGTTGGGGTGTGTTGACATCAAGGTCGATTGTCACGCCGTCACCAAATGCACTCAAGTCAATGGTATCAACGTCGTCAGAACCGATAACGTTTTCAATTGAAAACAGCACGTCAGTCTCAACAACTTCATCGATGACATCTTCACCTACAACACCAAGTGCAGAGATTGGTTCAGACACATCCAGTGTTGCACCCGCATCCACAAGCGTATCTTGAACCACTGGGCCATTGATGCCAGCTGGTGCATTGTGCAAGTGAATAGCAGACAGAACGCCTGGAGCCGGTGTTTGCAGGTCACTTTCAGCAAGGCCAACAACGTTGAGTTCGCTTGAGTAAACAACTTCACCTGTTTCTAGGTTTTGTCTGATTGTCAGTGTTGCATCACCTGTTGCTGCACTGTCAGACAATGGACCAGGTTCTTGGGCTGCATCGAGATCGCCTGCCAAGGTGATAACGCGGAAACCGTCCTCGGTTACATCGTTTTCAACAAACAGCTGACCGCGAATTTCTCCACCAGCAAAATCCGTTGTGTGGATATTGTAGTAAAGATTTCCAGCAACCGCTTCTTCGATGAACTGCTCACCATAAGAACCGCCTGCTTCATTGACGATCGCATCATCAACAACAACAGAAAAACCAGTCTCACGGGTTGCTGTACCATTTCCATTTACATCAAGACGAACTGTTACAGGAACATCCAAATCTGAGAAGTCAGCTGTATCAATGCCGTCTCCACCTTCTAGGAAGTCACTGCCGAGACCGCCAACAAGCGTGTCGTCGCCGTCACCAGCAATAATAGCATCACGTCCGGCACCACCGTCGATCACACCATTGATTTCACCAAGGTTGACCAGAATGTCATCGCCGTCACCCAGCAATACATTACCATTGATCACGCCTTCATCATCGTTGACGATCGTCACAGCGCCTGCTTCACGTGCATCAATGGCGTTCACGTTACCGCGAATTTCGCCTTCGTTGATGATCGCACCAAGAAGATCGACACCACCATCAATACGGATACCCGCAGCTTCATCTGATGTATCAGAACCAGCGATAAGGCCTTCGTTTTGAATAACACCAGCAAAACTTGCATCTTCCTGACCAGAAAATACGCGCAAGCCATCACCAATGGTGTTGCCTTCACTCGCATCGCCGCGACCTTGGATAGTGCCTTCATTGAATACGGAAGCAGAAACAATATCGCCAGCCACATCGCCTGTTTGAAGCGATACACCAGAACCATTGTTGCCTTCTCCAGCATCGATCAGACCACGGTTGGTAAGCGTATAATTATCCGCTGTTGCATCTGCATAAACAGTACCGTTACGCTGATCACCCGTGCCGAGGATTGAGCCTTCGTTGATGACTTCGAGACCTTCACCATCAATGTTCAATGCACGGCTATCAGATGTTACTTCACCCGTGTTGATGAATTGACCACCTGTGTGATTGCTGGTTCCGAAATAAACACCGTTTTGAACGCCAGAGATCAGACCACTATTGGTCAATGTACCTTGGAAGTTCACGCCGTTTACAACGCGCACACCCGCAACGGTTCCATTGGCACCTTCTGATGTGATTGTGCCACTGTTTGTAATGTCACCATCAAAGTCACCAGTGTTTCCAACATTGCCGATGCGAACACCGTCGCCAGCAGCATTGGTTCCAGCCGCCGCATCGCCGCGTCCTTGAATAAGGCCTGCATTGTTCAAAGTGAACGTGTTGCTTCCAGCAATTTCTGCACCAAAGCCAGAACCTAGATTGCCTGCACCTGCATCAACAACACCGGTTGAGGCGTTATTGAAAGTGAAGTCTTGCGCGGTTCCATCTGCGTAAACTGTGCCATTGCGTTGGTCACTTGTACCGACAATTTCGCCAGCGTTGTTTACTTCAAGTCCGATGCCATCAATGTTGAACGCTCGGCTGTCAGAAGAGATAACACCACCTTCAAGGTTGTTGAAAACACCGCCCGTGTGGTCAGCGCCTTCGCCATCAACTGGGTTACCGAAATAAACACCGTTTTGTACGCCGCTGATTTCGCCAGCATTGTTAAACTCGCCTTGGAATGAAACACCATTGACGAAACGCACACCAGCAACAGTGCCATTAGCACCCTCAGACGTGATCGTACCGGTATTGTTGATTGTTGCATCGGTTGAGCCGATATTGCCAACATTACCAATACGAACACCGTCACCTGCAAGGTTTGACCCGGCAGAAGCATCGCCGCGACCTTGGATGAGGCCAGCGTTATTGAGTTCGAAACTGTTACTATTTTCGCCAATCTCAACACCAAAGCCAGAACCTTGGTTACCAACGCCTGCATCGATTGTGCCGCCGACTAGGTTTGTAACTGAGAAGTTGTTGGCAGTACCGTCAGCATAAACAGTACCATTGCGTTGGTCGCCAGTACCAATGATAGTGCCGCCGTTTACAAGATCGACGCCTGTACCATCAATGTTTACTGCGCGGCTGTCTGAACTGATCGTACCAAAGTTGAATACGTCCAGATCATGTTCCGCATCACCAATATAAAGACCATTGGCAGCGCCTTCAATCACACCTGTTTGTGTGTTCAAAATTTGGCCATCAAACGCCTGTCCATCCGCAACGCGAATACCACCAGCTGTACCTTGTTCGCTCTCAGAAGAGATAAGGCCACTGTTGACGATATCACTATCAAAGACCGTACCTTCTGCGCCGTTATCAACCCGAATGCCGTCACCAGCAAGCGTAGTGTCAGAGGCTGCTTGGCCGCGACCTTGAATTGTTGAGCCAAAACCGTTGACGATATTGCCGGACACAACATCATTTTCAACATTGCCAACTTGCAAAGAGATCGCCGCACCTTGATTGCCTTCACCCGCATCAATGATACCACCAGCAAAGTTGCCGATTGAGAAATTCTCAGCGCTCGCGTCTGTGTAGATTGTACCGTTGCGTTGATCGCCAGTACCCAAGATATTGCCGAAGTTGCGCACGTCAACATTGTTACCTTGAATGTTTACCGCACGACTATCTGATGAAATTGTTGCGTTAAAGAAGTTATCGAGACTTCCAGAAGACTGACTTCCTGAAAAGCTAACGCCGTTAAAGTCGCCAGCGATATCGCCAAAGTTGCGAATATCTGCGCTACCTGTCACATCGATGCCGGTCGCGTTCTCGCCATTTGCGTCAATTGACGCAGAGCGGAAGTTGAAAACATCCGCATCATCACCAGTGACAGAAACAGCGGAAGGGGAGTCTTGTGTTGTGATAAGGCCAAAATTCAAAAGCCGCGCAAAATCATTATCCAGCAAAAATGCTGGAACATGTTCTACAACTGAGTTTTGAAAGAAACTTTGTACGAGTGTTTGGTTATCGCGGACTGTTTCTTGAGCCAGCGACGACGTATTCAAAAACTTTGAGCGTAAACTTGCTAAAATCCCTGATGCCATGACTTTTCTCCAATAGGTAATTTAAGGGTCCAAACAGCGCAGACGGGTAGCGCCTTTGGGTCCGTGGAACCTTGCAGAAAGTCAAATTTGGCTGAAATACATTGTCCTTATGCGTTATATAAGGACTCATTATACTCACGACACCTCTCGGGTCGTTACGGAAAAAAATCAATTTAAAACAGTGTATTATGGCATTTAACTGGAATCGGAATATTGAACCGCTCACGGCAACTCACATTTTTTTTATCATTTATTCTGAATTCTTGGCAAAATAATGCATGATTTAACTCGCTATGCATTCATAAGACAGTTGCGCGCACCAACGCTTTGTACGTGGCGCAAGATGAAATGTCATAGTGAGTCGTTCTACAGACTAGGAATAGCGACAGTACCCGCTGGTGGCGACCCTAGAATCGCTGTTGTGAAGTTGTCCAGCAATGACTGGCGATTATAACCCTTGCGGGAAACCACACCCAAATCGCGTTTGTTGCCAGCATCCTCAAAAGGGACGAAAGACAGACCCCATCGGTCTTTTGTAAATTGCTCAGCCGCAATTGAATTGACAATAGTGCAATCCTCACTGTGGCTAATGTGTCGGCAAACCGTTTCAAACCGAGCTGCTGTGACATCGAACTCTACTTTGGTTTCGTTCTCATCAGCCGTCATTGGCAGATCTTTCTCCAACTCATAACCGAAAGGAATTGAGAAGCGAATAAGACGATCAGCTGGAACGTCTTTTGCCAAAATACTCTTGCGAGTGGCTAAAGGCGTGCCCGACTTTGCTGCAAGAAACAGAGGTTCCAGCCATAAAGACTGGAAGGAGAGTGTCGCTTTTTCTTGTTTTCCATTTAATTTATCAAATGTCTTACGGGCGAGAAAAGCCACGTCGATCTCTCTCGTTTCAATTTTTCGAGCCAATTGAACCGGTTTATCTTCCACCAAAACGACCCGCATTGCGGGATAAAGATCACCTATCAAATCGCGGAAATAGCCGATGAGATAAGGCGCGAGTGTTGGCGTTATTCCGAGTTTAAACGGAAATGCCTCCTGATCTTTAAACTGCATCGCAACATCTTTTATTGTACGGGCATTGCGATTTACTGCGCTTGCTTTGTCGATTATGCGCGCACCAAACTCTGTCAACAAAACTTCATTATTGCGCCGGTCGAAAATCTCGACACCTAATTCTTGTTCGAGCTTTTTAATTTGGCTGGATAGCGCAGGTTGCGAAACATTGCAGGCAAGGGCTGCACGGCTAAAATTCTTATGAACTGCTACCGCTTCCAGATACTCCAAATCTCTCAAGTTCATACGTGGAGCCCACCAGTTTTGTTGGTCATTTGTGTTTGCTGTCTTATGTTTAATATAATGGTAGTTAAAATTTGCAATCTAACAAAACGTGATTGTCATGTGATCTCTGCCCGCACTATGTCGCATCAAGGTTCTCTTTTAATCGAGGTCTCTCTACAATGATTTCATTTGCCGTTCCACGTAAAACTGCAATGAAAGTTGCGACGCTCCTTTGCGTGAGCCTGCTTACAACCGGTATTCTTGGCGTACCAGCTCATGCTGATGCGCGCATCGTCAAAGGATTTAATATCGAGCGTTATCTGGGCACATGGCATGAAATAGCGCGTCTGCCTGTGTTTTATCAAAATGGATGTAAAAACTCGAAGGCCATTTATAATCGCATTGAAGGCGGGAAATTCTCTGTCACCAACACCTGCGAAAAAGGGGCTCGTTTGATCAAAATACAAGGCGTTGCGACACAACCCGAGCCTGGCTATTTCAAGGTTGAATTCAAAAAATTCCTCACCTTTCGCGCAGACTATATCGTTCATTGGGTTGACCCAAATTATCGCACCGCTGTCGTGGGAACCCCTAACGGGAAAAGGGTCTGGATTTTATCGCGCACCAAGCGACTATCACCCGTTCATCGAGTTGAAGCACTCAAGCAATTGAAAAAATTTGGCTATGCGAATGAAAAACTGATCTGGAATCAATAGATCGCTCGCGAGTTACAATGTTTTCAGATATTCGATAAGAGCTTTTGCGCCGGCGGGATCATCTGACCAATTGAGTTTATAGTTATTGCTGCCTTCGATAATATCCTCATCGTGCCCTTTATTACTGAAAGCCGCCAATGCCGATGTGTCCATCACATAGGCTGAGCTTCTTTTGTCTTCAAGCGACAGGGGTAGTTTCCAAGAAAATCCACCTTGTATCTTGTCATAAGTGAGTCTGCTTTTGACAAACTTTTGTGGTCTGCTTTCAGGCATAAGCAGGTGATGGAGGGTTGGAACGGACCCGTTATGCAAATAGGGGGCCCTCGCCCAGATTCCACCGAGTGGTAAGGCGTTATAGCCTTGTTGGCTTTCCAGCGTACTCATAATCAACTCTTGCTTGTCTTCGAGGGACACCCCCCTGAAGTCGGCACAAGGGGCTGCGATTTGGCCATTTAATTTGATCGTCGTTTGTGGTGAGCACACCTTCACGAGACGTTTAGTACCTGCATCACGAATGGCACTATTGATGATTTGGGCGCGACTGAGATCAGTTCCGATGTTGGTATAAACGATGTCGTTTTGATCGCGGTGGCAGCTGGCGCAATTTTTCTCAAATAAGCCTTTTCCCACCCGCGCAAGATCAAGGTCGACGTCAAAGGGATAAACGGGGGCAGGAAGTTTATTGAGAAACTCGACCGAATAGGCAGACACACGAATATCGATATCAGAAAGACCCGTTGAGAGCTGGGCTGCTAAATTACGATAAATCGGGATCGGGATATTACCATTCCACTGGCCACCGCCGCTATGAAATTTTGTTTTTGTCTCATCCCAACTCACTGTTCGCCGGTTTTGTTCCCAAACGGCCATAAAGTCTGTAATGCCCTGAGTTGGCGGCAGGATCAATCTTGCAAGCAGTCGCCAAAAGAACCCTTCAACATAGGCGTAACCATTTGTAGTCCCTACCCCCGTGGCGTCAGCCATGCCGGGGAAACCTGCCCTAAACTCTTCCTCAAGATCTCCATAGCTGTGCTCTTGCAGTATCGTGAGACCTTCATAATCTTTTTCATTCTTTTTAATAAACTTGGTGATGATCTCGGTGGCGTTTTCTTTGAATATATCTATTTGATGTTTCTCGTAGGCCGCATTGAGGTCGAGATCATTATATTTGTAGTTTTCATAAAAGAAATTTGGGTTTGAGGCATGCACTTTATCGAGGGCCTCCAAAAGCACCTTCGCAAGGTATTTTGCCTTCGCTTCAGGTGTCGTCAGGGTTTGTCCTTTTAAGAGCGTTTGGATCGTTTCATATATTCGTATTTGATATTGTATGAAATTAAATTGCGCGTTCACCCCACCGTCGAGATAGCTGAAGTTGCCATTATCGTCTTTCACTCTGCCAATATGACAAGAGGCGCATGTCAGGCTAGCGTAATCTATCTGTTTTGCTAAAGGATCATCGCGATTAAACACGCTTAAACCAACCCCTGTTGCTATTGGATAATCAGGATTTCTGGTGTCTTTAAACAGCCCGACCACATCTAGAAAATTGGATGGGCTACCCCAATGCTCGGGGGCAACAACCGGGAAGAGTTTTAAAATGATAAACGGTGTGCCATCAGTTTGGCTGAACGCATATTTGGTAAACCAGTCGTATCCCGTGCGACTTTCATTGAGATATGTATCAAGCGCTTGACGTCGCGCTAAGCGCATTGTCGACCAAGTCTCGACTGCTTCATGATCTTTGTCAGAAGAAACGGTTTCTTGTGCTGCCACAGTGTGAGGGCTTATGAGAAGAGTCAGCGCCAAAAGCACAATTTTGAAAGTTGGCATAAAAAGTTCCCTGCTTCGAAATTTTCAAGCTACGCGCGGTGGGCTCGCATTAAAGAAGCCTGTTAGGCTGAATATATTGACGTGAGAATTACGGTCTTGATAGAGGATAAAAGCCATCAGTTTTCGCCAGATTCTGCCCGTCTCAAAATTGAAATTTTCTGACATTACACCTTGAGAAATGTGATTAATTAATAGCCATTTAATCCTAGACACAGTGTAAGGGGCTGATATTATCGAAGTCAAGAGTTAGCCACGAACGTGAGCTATGATTGAACCCTAAACAGGGACCGACAAGGGGCTGCATTATGAATCGAAAAGTATGGCTGGTACTTATTATCCCGCTGGTCGCACTCATATATTTTGGTTTTCAATCCTACACAGAAAAACCCTATCGACCATATAATATTTCGACCGATGACCCCGATCCTGTCGCCGAGCTGGATCAATGGTGGAACGATAATGAAAGAGCGCTTTGGTACGAAGCATCTCAAGGCTCACGCATGCTGCCGCTTGAATGGCTTGAGGCTCTTGAGCAAAAAGAGTCTACCGATTTGTTCATGGCCCCTGACAACGTTAAAAAATATAATTTTATTCCGCGAAAAACAAATGTGCCAGGCCGAGAAAAGGATGCACAACTTACATTCGGATTGGTGATTGATAAAGGTTCTGACAAGAATTTGCAGCGCACCAAATTGCGCTGGAAAGAAAATCAATCTGATCAAGAGCCATGGGTCGGCTTTACCTGTGCCGCATGCCACACCTCACATATCAGCTACAAAGGCCGCAACATCAGAGTGGAAGGTGGAGGCTCTCAGATAGACTTTCAGAGCTTTGTGGGGGCGCTGAACCGTGCGCTTTATGAGACCTTTATTAATGAAGAAAAATGGCGACGGTTTGAAGCGCGCGTGTTAACTACCACCCAATCATCACCCCCAAAGCAAGACAGAAAAGATAAGCTGAGAGCTGAATACAAGAAGCTGCTTGATCGGCATATTCAGTTGGGAAAAAGCAACGACACGCACGTTGATTATGGGTATGGCCGTATCGACGCCTTCGGACACATCTACAATAAAGTAGCTCTTCTTCTTGATGAAAGTAACCCACAATTTAATACGCCCGATGCGCCGGTGAGTATTCCTCATATCTGGAATGCCCCGCAATATAACAAAGTTCAGTACAATGGCGCAGCTCCGAAAGCCTATTACTGGGGGGTTGATGTGGGCGCTTTGGTTCGCAATGTTGGCGAATTTGTTGGCACTTATGGCGATGTTGTTGTTGCTAAGAATTTGAATAATGACGGCTTCAAATCAAGCGTAGATATCAAGAATTTATATTATCTCGAACGCACACTAGAAAGCCTACGCTCTCCAAAATGGCCAGAAGAAATTTTTGGACCATTCACGCCTGAAGAAAAGCAACAAGAAGCCAAACTCGCCTCTAAAGGTCGAGACCTTTATAATAAAAATTGTCTCCTTTGTCATGATGTGGTGGATAGGGCAGATACCAAAAGCGAGATTCATGTTCAGGATAACTACTTTATCTATGGAACGCAGATTGCGAAGGAACGAGTTAAAAACCTTCCAGCCAGCTTACAAAACAAAAATATATTGCCCCTAGCTACCGATCCTTGGATGGCCTGCAATGCCTACTCTGATACCGCAAAACCAGGAATTTGGAGTAGCGATGACGGAGAAGCGATGGAGGTCGATTATGGCAGTATTGGAAGCGGCGAACCGATTAGATTGGGCGAAAGAATAGAAGTCAGCAAATTGATGACTGTGACTGTCGCCGGTGTCTTGGCGGCTAATAGAAGCGATCTCACTGGAATCATTGGCGAGAATTTTTTAAGTATGCCGAGCATTCCTAAAGGTATTTCCCGGATAGATAAGGATAGCACCCTCATCGACTTGGGCGGTCAATGGGAGAATGCAAATCGCGACCATAACAAATCTAAGCGACTTCAAGATTGTTTGAGTATCTCTTTTGCTTTTTCCGAAACAAAGCCCGAAAACAACCCGCTTGGATATACAAGTCGTCCTTTGAACGGCATTTGGGCAAGCCCCCCTTATCTTCATAACGGGTCTGTCCCGACCCTTTATGATTTACTATTGCCTTCATCTCAGCGCCCCTATTCATTTTGGTCTGGCACCCGTGAATTTGACCCTGTTAAAGTCGGCTTTGTGACAGAAAAAAACGACGAAAACAGATTTTTCTTCGAGGCAAGAAGGCGGCTTGGAAACCATTTGGCGCACATTGATGGCAACACCAACACAGGTCATAATTACAATAACGCATCGTTTTCTCATGAAGACCGCATGGCGATCGTTGCCTATCTGAAAACACTTTAAGCATGGATATCATGCTGGTCGGTGATCACATGGGCGAAGACGCTTTTGATACAAATATAAACTGGGGAATTGTAATTTATGTCCATAGGTAGCAAGTTGAAAGTTGCGGGTTTGTCTGTTGTGGCAATCACCGCACTATTGTGGGGTGTGGACAAATTTTCCGACAAGACGCCTGAAGAGCTTAAAGGGGCAAGCGACCCACAACAGGCAGCAATTGATATCATCATCAAACATATCATCTCCGATTTGGTTGGCATTTATAAAGACGACAGCAAACTGGTGCGCCGTGATGCCCACGCAAAGGCTCATGGATGTTTGAAAGCGACTTTTAAAGTTGCGGACAATCTCCCAGAAAACCTCAAAGTTGGCCTGTTTGCCAATGCGGGAGCCGAGCATAAAGCATGGGTTCGATTTTCCAATGGCGCCTTCACACCGCGTCCGGACAAAAGTTTTGATGGACGGGGCCTGTCATTGAAAATCTTAGACACATCACCCTCAACCCCCGCGAATGCGTCTCAGCCCGTGGATCAGTTCGATATTTTGATGGGCAATTTTAATGTGTTCTTCTCGCCTAATCCGGTAGACTATCTCGACTTTGTCAAATCAGGTTTTTTGGTTGGCAAGCCAGGTGCAGTTCAAAAATATTTTATGCCAAGCTACAATCCTTTTAGTTGGCGCATAAGGGGGTTTATTTCTGCTTATGCAAACAGTAGCCTCGAAATCAAGTCCCCGCTTGATATGCGATATTTCTCAATGTCTCCTTATGCTTTTGGCGCAAATCAACAGGTTAAATATTCCGCGCAATCCTGTGAAATCGGCGCATATGCCCCTAAAGATGACTTCGATTTAGACGACCCAAATTATCTTAGAAAAAATTTAAAAAGACACATGGACGCAGCGCCAGCCTGTTTTGCTCTTTCAGTTCAACTCAATGACGGATCAATGCCCATTGACGATGCATCGGTTGAATGGAGCGAGAAGATCAGCCCCTATCAAAATGTTGCTTATATCCAGATTCCAAAACAGAAATTTGCAACACCTCATAACGATAATTTTTGCGAACATTCTGACTTTAATCCTGGTCGAACGCCAAAGGAATTTGAAGCTCTGGGAAGTCTCAACAACTTGAGAAAAGCTGTTTATACAGCAATTTCAGATTATCGGCACGGAAGGAATGCAGCCACTGTTCCAGATCCAAACCTCGCTTGGGATCAGAACTAAAATTTGAGGCTCAGATTTGAGTGCTCTTAGCATTTGAAATAATGCGAACGCTTCTAGTTTTTGCCAAATATTTTTTTAAAGAAACCCTTGATGCCCTGTTTTTCACTTTTCGCTTTGATGACTTTCGGTGATCCATCAGGAGCGGAGATGGAACCAATATCTTGCGGCAGATTACCTGCTAATATTTTACCATCATAACTACCGGGCAGATTGACTATTGGCACACCTTGATGCGCCTCTTCCATAAAGCCTTGCCATATTTTAGCTGGCAAATTACCACCAGAGGCTCGTTTGGTAGGTGAATTATCGTCATTTCCAAACCAGACCACGGTTGTCAAATTCGCGGTAAAGCCAGCAAACCATGCGTCACGGAAATTCTGACTGGTGCCGGTTTTTCCGCCCGCAGGCCAGTTTTTCAATGCGGCTCTCTTGCCCGT
This is a stretch of genomic DNA from Hyphomicrobiales bacterium. It encodes these proteins:
- a CDS encoding type I secretion system permease/ATPase, with the protein product MVDNQNPISTAMKALKSGFVAIALFSLVLNLLMLTGPLYMLQVYDRVLTSQNGDTLIALSLILAGAFLVIGLLEFIRSRILSRLGTKFELDVGIPVLTSAMRRKVEGRAKTGDNVVADVNAFRDFLSGSGLIPFFDMPWVPIYLGVLFILHPYLGLLGVIGAVVLIVLAMINSSASNEPMQQVAHNRGRSDGLFETCERNAELIQSMGMRNDLARRWNSLQITSSYFKTQVTDRISTFATISKTFRMALQSAVLGVGAALAITGDTSAGAMIAATIIIGRALAPIDQGIGQWRTLLAATMSFRKLKRLTLDHPIEKPKLPLPDASSSLSVNIQKAGPPLAQNATLSNISFNMDAGDVVAVIGRSGSGKSTLARMLAGIWFPQKGEVCFDKNPTSQWNGDQLGRMVGYLPQDVELFDGTIRNNIARFANDVDDEGVYKAATDAGVHDMILDLPDGYETELGKDGVFLSGGQRQRLGLARALYKDPFLLVLDEPNSNLDANGDSALLRAVQAAQMRRAVVVVMTHRPSALQAVNKVLILNNGTQSNFGPKEEVLRQQTRQVFDNNPVKRIQATSDEIANVAENVKVQS
- a CDS encoding LysR family transcriptional regulator translates to MNLRDLEYLEAVAVHKNFSRAALACNVSQPALSSQIKKLEQELGVEIFDRRNNEVLLTEFGARIIDKASAVNRNARTIKDVAMQFKDQEAFPFKLGITPTLAPYLIGYFRDLIGDLYPAMRVVLVEDKPVQLARKIETREIDVAFLARKTFDKLNGKQEKATLSFQSLWLEPLFLAAKSGTPLATRKSILAKDVPADRLIRFSIPFGYELEKDLPMTADENETKVEFDVTAARFETVCRHISHSEDCTIVNSIAAEQFTKDRWGLSFVPFEDAGNKRDLGVVSRKGYNRQSLLDNFTTAILGSPPAGTVAIPSL
- a CDS encoding lipocalin family protein; the encoded protein is MISFAVPRKTAMKVATLLCVSLLTTGILGVPAHADARIVKGFNIERYLGTWHEIARLPVFYQNGCKNSKAIYNRIEGGKFSVTNTCEKGARLIKIQGVATQPEPGYFKVEFKKFLTFRADYIVHWVDPNYRTAVVGTPNGKRVWILSRTKRLSPVHRVEALKQLKKFGYANEKLIWNQ
- a CDS encoding CHRD domain-containing protein → MASGILASLRSKFLNTSSLAQETVRDNQTLVQSFFQNSVVEHVPAFLLDNDFARLLNFGLITTQDSPSAVSVTGDDADVFNFRSASIDANGENATGIDVTGSADIRNFGDIAGDFNGVSFSGSQSSGSLDNFFNATISSDSRAVNIQGNNVDVRNFGNILGTGDQRNGTIYTDASAENFSIGNFAGGIIDAGEGNQGAAISLQVGNVENDVVSGNIVNGFGSTIQGRGQAASDTTLAGDGIRVDNGAEGTVFDSDIVNSGLISSESEQGTAGGIRVADGQAFDGQILNTQTGVIEGAANGLYIGDAEHDLDVFNFGTISSDSRAVNIDGTGVDLVNGGTIIGTGDQRNGTVYADGTANNFSVTNLVGGTIDAGVGNQGSGFGVEIGENSNSFELNNAGLIQGRGDASAGSNLAGDGVRIGNVGNIGSTDATINNTGTITSEGANGTVAGVRFVNGVSFQGEFNNAGEISGVQNGVYFGNPVDGEGADHTGGVFNNLEGGVISSDSRAFNIDGIGLEVNNAGEIVGTSDQRNGTVYADGTAQDFTFNNASTGVVDAGAGNLGSGFGAEIAGSNTFTLNNAGLIQGRGDAAAGTNAAGDGVRIGNVGNTGDFDGDITNSGTITSEGANGTVAGVRVVNGVNFQGTLTNSGLISGVQNGVYFGTSNHTGGQFINTGEVTSDSRALNIDGEGLEVINEGSILGTGDQRNGTVYADATADNYTLTNRGLIDAGEGNNGSGVSLQTGDVAGDIVSASVFNEGTIQGRGDASEGNTIGDGLRVFSGQEDASFAGVIQNEGLIAGSDTSDEAAGIRIDGGVDLLGAIINEGEIRGNVNAIDAREAGAVTIVNDDEGVINGNVLLGDGDDILVNLGEINGVIDGGAGRDAIIAGDGDDTLVGGLGSDFLEGGDGIDTADFSDLDVPVTVRLDVNGNGTATRETGFSVVVDDAIVNEAGGSYGEQFIEEAVAGNLYYNIHTTDFAGGEIRGQLFVENDVTEDGFRVITLAGDLDAAQEPGPLSDSAATGDATLTIRQNLETGEVVYSSELNVVGLAESDLQTPAPGVLSAIHLHNAPAGINGPVVQDTLVDAGATLDVSEPISALGVVGEDVIDEVVETDVLFSIENVIGSDDVDTIDLSAFGDGVTIDLDVNTPQPGPASQDGEIRVDGEVVGEVDDFENVIGTSGDDLILGNNETNILEGGAGNDAIHSFGGVDTIDGGSGIDTALFSAGGGVTLDLDEDGNGVATIGDALSDTVLNFENINGSNNAASANGGADNLSGNSGVNVLNGQAGDDTLNGEGGNDTLIGGLGNDTLIGGAGADTFIFNEGDGIDTIVDFEAGVDSIDLRDFGPDFDVAGALSNAQQDGDDAVLSLGEAASVRLAGIDVDSLSENDFAA